One genomic region from Clostridium saccharobutylicum DSM 13864 encodes:
- a CDS encoding glycoside hydrolase family protein produces the protein MSIKKKLIISFFCLISVLSLFPKITVQADTTGWKNDNGSYYYYKSDNTKALGWLEINNNWYYFKDDGKMATGWINDNGLKYYFKDSGSMVKGWFQLNNQWYYFNDSGSMATGFIDDNGSIYYFNESGTMTKGWINYNGKKYYFKDSGIMALGWLKIDDNWYYFKDSGAMATGIVNDGSNLYYFNESGNMMSGNGWTQISEKYYYIGANGIVKTGWFKDNSKCYYFNDDGTMAKGWINPDKNWYYMQDDGSMKSSTFFNDKNNWYYLDENGVMKKSDWAQVNSKYYYFLDNGVMAKGWNNINGLSYYFNDDGSMYCNGWLQYDSKWFYLADNGVMKHSMWISVDDKWYYLNEDGTMATNTSIDGWIIDESGVGTKNHQISDKGIKFIADYEAYYPTAYRGQDSQNETIGYGHVIQDGETFTNLTQAEAKSLLKSDLNIYVSGVNDLTHELNLTSNQFDALVSFSYNCGIHAFTQSKLLKDIKTGASLDTIKDDFCLYIHVTDASGQQIESLGLWRRRMDEYDIYSKGDYTRDYRNR, from the coding sequence TTGAGTATTAAAAAGAAACTTATTATTTCGTTTTTTTGTTTAATAAGTGTGTTAAGCTTATTCCCAAAAATTACGGTACAAGCTGATACTACTGGATGGAAAAATGATAATGGTTCATACTACTACTACAAATCAGATAATACTAAGGCATTAGGTTGGCTTGAAATAAACAACAACTGGTACTATTTTAAGGATGACGGAAAAATGGCCACTGGATGGATTAATGACAATGGTTTAAAATATTATTTTAAGGATTCTGGCTCTATGGTCAAAGGTTGGTTTCAATTAAATAATCAGTGGTATTATTTTAATGACTCTGGCTCTATGGCTACTGGCTTTATTGATGATAATGGTTCAATCTACTATTTCAATGAATCCGGTACTATGACTAAAGGATGGATTAATTATAACGGTAAAAAATATTATTTTAAAGATTCTGGAATCATGGCACTTGGTTGGCTTAAAATAGATGATAATTGGTATTATTTTAAGGATTCAGGTGCTATGGCAACAGGGATTGTAAATGATGGTTCAAATTTATATTATTTCAATGAGTCAGGAAATATGATGTCTGGAAACGGTTGGACTCAAATTTCAGAAAAATATTATTACATAGGAGCAAACGGCATTGTTAAAACTGGATGGTTTAAAGATAACTCAAAATGTTATTATTTTAATGATGATGGTACTATGGCCAAAGGATGGATTAATCCAGATAAAAATTGGTACTATATGCAGGATGATGGTTCAATGAAATCATCAACTTTCTTCAATGATAAAAATAATTGGTACTATTTAGATGAAAATGGTGTAATGAAAAAATCCGATTGGGCACAAGTTAATAGTAAGTATTATTACTTTCTGGATAATGGAGTTATGGCTAAAGGATGGAATAACATTAATGGTTTATCTTATTATTTTAACGACGATGGTTCTATGTATTGTAATGGCTGGCTGCAATATGATAGTAAATGGTTTTACCTTGCAGACAATGGTGTTATGAAGCATTCAATGTGGATATCTGTTGATGATAAATGGTATTACTTAAATGAAGATGGTACCATGGCAACTAATACTTCTATCGATGGTTGGATAATAGATGAAAGTGGCGTTGGTACTAAAAACCACCAAATTTCAGATAAAGGTATAAAGTTTATAGCCGACTATGAAGCTTATTACCCTACGGCCTACCGTGGACAAGATTCTCAAAATGAAACAATAGGATATGGACATGTTATTCAGGATGGTGAAACATTTACAAATTTAACGCAGGCTGAAGCCAAATCATTATTGAAAAGCGACCTTAATATCTATGTTAGTGGAGTTAACGATTTAACTCATGAACTTAACTTAACTAGTAATCAGTTTGATGCTCTTGTTAGTTTTTCTTATAACTGTGGTATACATGCTTTCACTCAATCTAAATTGTTAAAAGACATTAAAACAGGTGCTTCTTTAGACACTATAAAAGATGACTTTTGTCTTTATATACATGTAACTGATGCAAGTGGTCAACAAATTGAATCGTTAGGTCTATGGCGAAGAAGAATGGATGAATATGATATATATTCAAAAGGTGATTACACAAGAGATTACAGAAATCGGTAA
- a CDS encoding Cof-type HAD-IIB family hydrolase: MNQSIIFFDIDGTLITEETYIIPNSTIEAIKKVQANGHLAFINTGRPISEIDDCIKELNFDGYVCGCGTYINLEDKELFYKSIGPSLSKKLAFKLRHYNIDAILEGKNGIYYDHDDNIASKEVIRIKKRHIKVGFYKGKTFDDENIDFDKLVIWTNETSNFDAFYEEFKSSFDFIHRGEGFYELVPLGFSKASGIEFLINHLNIPFENTYAIGDSTNDLPMLQYVKNSIAMGNSHPKLFDLVSYVTKDIEDDGIAHALKHYGLI; encoded by the coding sequence ATGAATCAAAGTATTATTTTTTTTGATATTGATGGAACATTAATAACTGAAGAAACTTACATAATCCCAAATAGCACCATAGAAGCAATAAAAAAAGTTCAAGCAAATGGACACTTAGCATTTATCAATACTGGTAGACCAATTTCTGAAATTGATGACTGCATTAAAGAACTTAACTTTGATGGATATGTTTGCGGATGCGGTACATATATTAATCTTGAAGATAAAGAATTATTTTATAAAAGTATTGGACCAAGCTTAAGTAAAAAGCTTGCTTTCAAATTAAGACATTATAATATTGATGCTATATTAGAAGGTAAAAATGGTATCTATTATGATCATGATGACAATATTGCCTCTAAAGAAGTAATTAGAATTAAAAAACGTCACATTAAAGTAGGTTTTTACAAAGGCAAAACATTTGATGATGAGAATATTGATTTTGATAAATTAGTTATATGGACTAATGAAACTAGTAATTTTGATGCTTTTTATGAAGAATTTAAAAGCTCTTTTGATTTCATACACAGAGGTGAAGGTTTCTATGAACTTGTTCCTTTAGGATTTTCAAAGGCTTCTGGAATAGAATTTTTGATTAACCATTTGAATATTCCTTTTGAAAACACTTATGCTATTGGTGACAGCACAAATGATTTACCAATGCTACAATATGTAAAAAATAGCATAGCCATGGGTAATAGCCATCCTAAATTATTTGATTTAGTATCATATGTTACAAAAGATATTGAAGATGATGGTATTGCACATGCCTTAAAACATTATGGTCTAATATAA
- a CDS encoding DUF3810 domain-containing protein has translation MSSKIKLKVSGLLFIFSAILFVLSRYTDNFANFYYKYIYIMLVNTVSRGFSLFSFSIYELILYGFILYVFIKSILYIFLWLTKKISIKKIILCSSANLLIYLSLFIFLNVIAQSINSFRSSFVTITGLKVNDNSEEKLIELCSYLKDKLNDLDGKIHKDENGFLKLNNDVRVDGIRNMNNLAEIYPCLQGFYPNPKPYIFSKLMSYQLLQGETTFTMEANYNNDMPRSNIPSTICHELSHIRGFNNEDEANYISFLACSNSTNYEYQYSGYLMAYSYCMNDLYNFNLEAVKNINNELSNNVKAEMKNDVLYWEQYRGGLSNLYDNVYDVLLKAGGQQDGIKSYNGVVKLLISGYEVQFQ, from the coding sequence TTGTCTTCAAAAATTAAGTTAAAAGTAAGTGGGCTGCTTTTTATATTTAGTGCTATTTTATTTGTATTGTCGCGATACACAGATAATTTTGCAAATTTCTATTACAAATATATTTATATAATGTTAGTTAATACAGTTTCAAGAGGATTTTCTTTATTTTCTTTTTCAATATATGAGTTAATATTATATGGATTTATATTATATGTTTTTATTAAATCAATATTATATATTTTTTTATGGTTAACTAAAAAAATATCGATTAAGAAGATTATATTATGTTCTTCTGCAAATTTATTAATTTATTTATCATTGTTTATATTTTTAAATGTTATAGCTCAAAGTATAAATTCATTTAGATCTAGCTTTGTTACAATAACGGGACTAAAAGTTAATGATAATTCAGAAGAAAAATTAATTGAGCTTTGCAGTTATCTTAAAGACAAGCTCAATGATTTAGACGGGAAAATACATAAAGATGAAAATGGATTTCTAAAGTTGAATAATGATGTAAGGGTCGATGGAATAAGAAATATGAATAATTTAGCTGAAATATATCCGTGTTTGCAAGGATTTTATCCAAATCCAAAACCATATATATTTTCAAAATTAATGTCTTATCAATTGTTACAGGGAGAAACAACTTTTACAATGGAAGCAAATTATAATAATGACATGCCAAGAAGTAATATTCCAAGTACAATTTGTCATGAATTAAGTCATATTAGAGGATTTAATAATGAAGATGAGGCGAATTACATAAGCTTTTTAGCATGTAGCAATTCTACAAATTATGAATATCAATATAGCGGATATTTAATGGCGTATTCTTATTGTATGAATGATTTATATAATTTTAATTTAGAAGCAGTTAAAAATATAAATAATGAGCTTTCTAACAATGTTAAAGCTGAAATGAAAAATGATGTATTATACTGGGAGCAATATAGGGGAGGATTATCAAATTTATATGATAATGTATATGATGTGTTACTAAAAGCCGGTGGCCAACAAGATGGGATTAAAAGTTATAATGGTGTAGTAAAACTTTTAATTTCAGGATATGAAGTTCAGTTCCAATAA
- a CDS encoding ECF transporter S component: MENKNHRIVKLMQTGLLASLCFVSFTFLQIKIPVPGGDAVSLHVGNAFCVLAALLLGGWYGGLAGAIGMTISDLLDPVYMVGAPKTFILKLCIGLTTGLIAHKYAKIDQSDDKKYILKWSIIASICGLAFNVVFDPLVGYFYKQYILGQPQEMAAVLAKLSVITTLINAIVSVILVSFIYNAIRPILTKSGLLLPVEKTN, from the coding sequence ATGGAAAATAAGAATCATAGAATTGTGAAATTAATGCAGACAGGATTACTTGCATCATTATGCTTTGTATCATTCACTTTTCTTCAAATTAAAATTCCAGTACCAGGTGGAGATGCAGTTTCATTACATGTAGGAAATGCATTTTGTGTATTGGCTGCTTTATTACTTGGTGGCTGGTATGGTGGACTAGCTGGCGCTATAGGTATGACAATATCAGATTTGCTTGATCCGGTATATATGGTAGGAGCACCAAAAACTTTTATATTGAAATTATGTATTGGTTTAACAACAGGTTTGATTGCTCATAAATATGCGAAAATAGATCAAAGTGATGATAAAAAATATATCTTAAAATGGAGTATTATTGCTTCAATTTGTGGATTAGCTTTTAATGTTGTTTTTGATCCTCTTGTTGGATATTTTTATAAACAATATATTCTTGGACAACCACAGGAAATGGCAGCAGTTCTAGCAAAACTAAGTGTGATTACAACTTTAATTAATGCAATAGTATCTGTAATTTTAGTAAGCTTTATATATAATGCTATAAGACCTATTTTAACAAAATCAGGATTATTATTACCTGTAGAAAAGACAAATTAA
- a CDS encoding H-type small acid-soluble spore protein — protein sequence MNKERAKEIACSPVMANVTYNGEQIYIENVNENNQTANIHFCNKPSNSQEVSLTSLQEH from the coding sequence ATGAATAAAGAACGTGCAAAAGAAATTGCTTGTTCTCCAGTTATGGCTAATGTGACCTATAATGGTGAACAAATTTACATCGAAAATGTTAACGAAAATAATCAAACTGCCAACATACACTTTTGTAACAAACCATCAAATTCACAAGAAGTTTCTTTAACTAGTTTACAAGAACATTAG
- a CDS encoding ATP-dependent metallopeptidase FtsH/Yme1/Tma family protein translates to MNKIKKYYIIIPMITAILSLIVMVATSYNTKSVNKSYSMFTDDLNSNNISTVVVDSSPKMTVTLNNGDKYSTDNPHTDTLKEKLLLNGIDVKDETNPPLTKTIPASIFVLSLVTLGAMLISKARGGASSVTSMEMQDFSKNKKDALNFNAVAGNEEAKESLMDIVDFLKNPEKYQKYGARMPKGVILYGDPGTGKTLLAKAVAGEAGVPFYALSGSDFVQVYVGVGAARVRNLFKKAKSHGKAVIFIDEIDAIGKARSNGKNGSSNDEKDQTLNALLTEMSGFGQEEGIIVIAATNRLDMLDKALLRPGRFDRHIQVALPDVNAREKILSLHLKNKPHENIDIKDIAKKTIYFSGAKLESLINESAILAAKDNSNSITSAHIESAYSITLAGHEKKERSYLKDEDKLLTSYHEAGHGLVSMLLLPKDKVSKITIIPTTNGAGGYTLTIPEDKNYHRIDYLKNKIKVSLGGRAAEEIIFGKDKVSTGAEGDISQTTDIALKMITEYGMGETLGLIKLSSVGSLYSSYGNPVIDECKKLVDQLYEETLELLRENRDSLDKIALELLEKESLYEDELNKLAI, encoded by the coding sequence ATGAATAAAATAAAAAAATATTACATTATTATTCCTATGATTACTGCAATACTATCACTTATTGTCATGGTAGCAACATCGTATAATACAAAGTCAGTTAACAAAAGTTATTCAATGTTTACAGATGATTTAAATTCTAACAATATATCTACAGTTGTAGTAGACAGTTCTCCTAAAATGACTGTAACACTAAATAATGGCGATAAATATTCTACAGATAATCCACATACAGATACATTAAAAGAAAAATTATTACTAAATGGAATAGACGTTAAAGATGAAACTAATCCTCCTCTTACAAAAACTATTCCTGCTAGTATTTTTGTATTATCACTTGTAACACTTGGTGCTATGCTTATATCTAAAGCTCGTGGTGGTGCTTCTTCTGTAACGTCTATGGAAATGCAGGATTTTAGCAAAAATAAAAAAGATGCTTTAAATTTTAATGCTGTAGCTGGTAATGAAGAAGCTAAAGAAAGTTTAATGGATATTGTCGATTTTCTTAAGAATCCTGAGAAATATCAAAAATATGGTGCAAGAATGCCTAAGGGGGTTATTCTTTATGGTGATCCTGGTACAGGTAAAACATTACTTGCAAAAGCAGTAGCTGGAGAAGCTGGCGTTCCATTTTATGCTCTTAGTGGTTCAGATTTCGTACAAGTATATGTTGGAGTTGGTGCTGCTAGAGTAAGAAATTTATTTAAAAAAGCAAAATCTCATGGAAAAGCTGTAATATTCATAGATGAGATTGATGCTATAGGTAAAGCAAGAAGTAATGGAAAAAATGGTTCTAGCAATGATGAAAAAGATCAAACATTAAATGCTCTTTTAACAGAAATGTCTGGTTTTGGACAAGAAGAAGGTATAATTGTAATTGCAGCTACAAATAGATTAGACATGCTAGATAAAGCACTTCTTAGACCAGGTAGATTTGATAGACATATACAAGTAGCATTACCAGATGTTAATGCTAGAGAAAAAATTCTATCTCTACATTTAAAAAATAAACCACATGAAAATATAGATATAAAGGATATTGCTAAAAAAACTATTTACTTCTCTGGTGCAAAGCTAGAAAGTTTAATCAATGAAAGTGCTATTCTAGCAGCCAAAGATAATAGTAATTCTATTACTTCAGCTCATATTGAAAGTGCTTATTCTATAACTTTAGCTGGTCATGAGAAGAAAGAAAGAAGTTATCTAAAAGATGAGGACAAACTTCTTACTTCATACCATGAAGCAGGTCATGGCTTAGTAAGTATGTTATTGCTTCCAAAGGATAAAGTATCTAAAATAACAATTATACCAACTACTAACGGTGCTGGTGGTTATACATTAACTATTCCTGAGGATAAAAATTATCATAGAATCGATTATTTAAAGAATAAAATCAAAGTTTCACTTGGTGGTAGAGCTGCTGAAGAAATTATCTTCGGAAAGGATAAAGTTTCTACTGGAGCAGAGGGCGATATTTCTCAAACTACTGATATAGCATTAAAAATGATAACTGAATATGGTATGGGCGAAACGTTAGGGCTTATAAAACTTTCAAGTGTTGGTTCTCTATATAGCAGTTATGGAAATCCTGTTATTGACGAATGCAAGAAACTAGTTGATCAATTATATGAAGAAACTCTTGAACTTTTAAGAGAAAATAGAGATTCTCTTGATAAAATAGCTTTAGAATTATTAGAAAAAGAATCTTTATATGAAGATGAACTAAACAAATTAGCTATATAA
- a CDS encoding CsxC family protein: MKKIYCSKRRYCNQLKRKQYEEFLKKRKQYCLLKKRHNNKDYNIVSKENRSKLAECKPVDKIYKKHYYNKLYNNEHKNEVDKCNIKICKTTVSSDTLPICENTPHESDTTSGPVTVNIPVVLTECNITITIQSLLKLEDDVLEIKHIRKNAYVNQCKLIPNSENDKPNTGILFLSGFIRKNIEYSAKECTCRGILNGKLKHVTVDVPFKCATRVVFKTLPKFNINTHQDEVEILQTNIGVCKPCKEEINGSDIREKNFRLIESFNEKVFCKLINAEFIESDILENPTNKEYKLHNEQTFHDITEKVVLFLTIKLLQKQNVIIPR; the protein is encoded by the coding sequence ATGAAAAAGATATACTGTTCAAAAAGACGATATTGTAATCAGCTTAAGAGAAAACAATATGAAGAATTTCTTAAAAAACGAAAACAGTATTGTTTATTAAAGAAAAGACATAATAATAAAGATTATAATATTGTTTCAAAAGAAAATAGATCTAAATTAGCGGAATGTAAGCCAGTGGATAAAATATATAAAAAACATTATTATAACAAACTATATAATAATGAGCACAAGAATGAAGTAGATAAATGTAATATTAAGATTTGCAAAACAACTGTTTCTTCAGATACATTGCCAATTTGTGAAAATACTCCACATGAATCAGATACCACTTCAGGACCTGTGACTGTAAATATTCCAGTAGTATTGACAGAATGCAATATAACTATAACTATTCAATCTTTACTTAAACTAGAAGATGATGTATTAGAAATTAAACACATTAGAAAAAATGCATATGTAAACCAGTGCAAACTTATTCCAAACTCTGAAAATGACAAGCCTAATACCGGAATATTATTCCTGTCTGGTTTTATTAGGAAAAACATAGAGTATTCTGCTAAAGAGTGTACTTGTAGAGGAATACTAAATGGAAAATTGAAGCATGTTACAGTTGATGTTCCTTTTAAATGTGCTACTAGAGTAGTTTTTAAAACTCTACCAAAGTTTAATATAAATACTCATCAAGATGAAGTAGAAATATTGCAAACTAATATTGGAGTCTGCAAGCCTTGTAAAGAAGAAATAAATGGCTCGGATATTCGAGAAAAAAATTTTAGATTAATTGAATCCTTCAATGAAAAAGTATTCTGCAAATTAATTAATGCTGAATTTATTGAATCGGATATTCTTGAAAATCCAACAAATAAAGAGTATAAATTGCATAATGAACAAACATTTCATGATATTACTGAGAAAGTAGTACTATTTTTAACAATAAAATTATTACAGAAGCAGAATGTGATAATTCCTAGATAA
- a CDS encoding CsxC family protein: MSNNKRLNIENEMGCSRQESCATVATQIQPLTEQTSVAPPVPAGSVLVKLPIVLAETNITIPIEATITLDQTVREIKRIKKNVFLTQSRLIPFSSTTTPVTNGILFIAGFVRKNIEYSTQTCITAGTANYCGNIGQCTVEVPFNFTTRVTFIRRPIFNENTTPSELEYFTDQLQSCDTCSDPVLGRNPCDQSFSFTEFFNEKPFVELVNAVVTEVDIHTNPTVSCTLPTEQFFSTLTEKLVVNLTLKVLQKQQVIVPGTIV; this comes from the coding sequence ATGAGCAATAACAAAAGATTAAATATTGAAAATGAAATGGGATGCTCACGCCAAGAATCTTGTGCAACAGTTGCTACTCAAATTCAACCATTAACTGAACAAACTTCTGTAGCTCCTCCTGTTCCAGCAGGAAGTGTACTTGTTAAGCTTCCTATTGTATTGGCAGAAACTAATATAACAATTCCTATTGAAGCTACTATCACATTGGATCAAACTGTTAGGGAGATTAAAAGAATTAAAAAGAATGTATTTTTAACTCAATCACGTCTTATTCCATTTTCTTCAACTACTACACCTGTTACGAATGGAATATTATTCATAGCAGGTTTTGTAAGAAAAAATATTGAGTATTCAACTCAAACTTGCATTACAGCTGGTACTGCAAATTATTGTGGAAATATAGGACAATGTACAGTTGAAGTGCCTTTTAATTTCACAACTAGAGTTACTTTTATTAGACGACCAATTTTTAATGAGAATACAACTCCAAGTGAATTAGAGTATTTTACAGATCAACTTCAAAGCTGTGACACTTGTTCAGATCCAGTACTTGGACGTAACCCTTGTGATCAGAGTTTTAGCTTTACTGAATTCTTTAACGAAAAGCCTTTTGTTGAATTAGTAAATGCAGTTGTTACTGAAGTTGATATTCATACAAACCCAACTGTAAGTTGCACACTTCCTACAGAACAATTTTTCTCAACACTTACAGAAAAATTAGTTGTTAATTTAACATTAAAAGTATTGCAAAAACAACAAGTAATAGTTCCAGGAACAATAGTATAG
- a CDS encoding Cof-type HAD-IIB family hydrolase: MKKAVFFDIDGTLVDCLNGIKDITPRVKKAIHALQENGDYVFIATGRPYAFLNEALRNFGFDGFVLTNGAYVKVKEKCIYKEFINKDFINDIVGNFEKYNIQYILQGEPYSYIKDEHKKLHSFYDSFGISKKYLEGNYSLENLDIYKIEMLCDDKKGIDYFLSIVNDEYDYIHDEEHGFFELYSKRNTKASGILKVLDFLDIPIENSYAFGDGKNDIEMLSTVGCGIAMGNASDYVKKYAKKVTDTVHNDGVALEIENFILK; encoded by the coding sequence ATGAAAAAGGCAGTATTTTTTGATATAGATGGAACTTTAGTAGATTGTTTAAATGGTATAAAAGATATTACTCCAAGAGTAAAGAAAGCAATACATGCATTGCAGGAAAATGGAGATTATGTTTTTATTGCAACAGGAAGACCATATGCGTTTCTAAATGAAGCTTTACGCAATTTTGGATTCGATGGTTTTGTACTTACAAATGGAGCATATGTAAAAGTAAAAGAAAAATGTATATATAAAGAATTTATTAATAAGGATTTTATAAATGATATAGTGGGCAACTTTGAAAAGTATAATATCCAATATATATTACAGGGCGAACCATATTCATATATTAAAGATGAGCATAAAAAATTACATTCGTTTTATGATTCATTTGGAATATCTAAAAAGTATTTAGAAGGTAATTATTCTCTCGAAAATTTAGATATCTATAAAATAGAAATGCTATGTGATGATAAAAAAGGAATAGATTATTTTTTATCTATAGTTAATGATGAATATGATTATATTCATGATGAGGAACATGGTTTTTTTGAATTGTATTCAAAACGAAATACAAAAGCATCGGGTATATTAAAAGTATTAGATTTCTTAGATATTCCTATAGAAAATAGTTATGCTTTTGGTGATGGAAAAAATGATATAGAAATGCTATCAACAGTAGGATGTGGAATCGCTATGGGGAACGCTAGTGATTATGTAAAAAAATATGCTAAAAAAGTTACAGACACAGTTCACAATGATGGGGTAGCTTTGGAAATAGAAAATTTTATTTTAAAATAA
- a CDS encoding DeoR/GlpR family DNA-binding transcription regulator has product MFIEERHKQILDILERDGKVLVKDLSAQFQVSESMIRKDLQVLEKNNLLQRTYGGAINIKRTIVNGESLLKRVEKDIDLKKIIAKKAYEQIHEGDTIFLDASSISHLLTKLLVENNRNITLITNMVEISSMINSDSKLHVIFIGGDYSPLVGGNIGSHSNEQIKLYRCNKSFIGCSGIDLRDGNVSTGESEDAGTKKAIMSISKELYLMAPTERFNLDGIFNFSNIADFNSIITEAVPNNTIMTLLQQYDINLIY; this is encoded by the coding sequence ATGTTTATAGAAGAAAGACATAAACAGATTTTAGATATATTAGAAAGAGACGGAAAGGTATTAGTTAAGGATTTAAGTGCACAGTTTCAAGTAAGTGAAAGTATGATTAGAAAAGATCTTCAAGTTTTAGAAAAAAACAATCTATTACAACGTACTTATGGTGGTGCCATCAACATAAAACGTACTATAGTAAATGGTGAAAGTTTACTCAAGCGAGTTGAAAAAGATATCGATTTGAAAAAGATTATAGCTAAAAAAGCATATGAACAAATACATGAAGGTGATACAATATTTTTAGATGCATCAAGCATTTCCCATCTCTTAACTAAATTATTAGTAGAAAACAATAGAAATATAACTTTGATTACAAATATGGTTGAAATATCATCAATGATAAACTCAGATTCAAAATTACATGTTATTTTTATAGGTGGAGATTACAGTCCATTGGTAGGTGGAAATATAGGTTCACATTCTAATGAACAAATTAAACTCTATCGTTGTAATAAATCGTTTATTGGATGTAGTGGAATCGATCTTAGAGATGGAAATGTAAGTACTGGAGAATCTGAAGATGCAGGTACTAAAAAAGCAATTATGAGTATATCCAAAGAATTATATCTAATGGCACCAACTGAGAGATTTAATTTAGATGGAATTTTTAATTTTTCAAATATAGCTGATTTTAATAGCATAATTACAGAAGCAGTCCCTAACAACACAATTATGACTTTACTTCAACAATATGATATAAATTTAATTTATTAA
- the argF gene encoding ornithine carbamoyltransferase: MAVNLRGRSFLKLLDFTPEEIRYLLDLSKELKLLKRTGMLHDKLKGKNIVLLFEKTSTRTRCSFEVAGRDLGLGVTYLDSAGSQMGKKESVADTARVLGRMYDGIEYRGFSQEVVEELAKFAGVPVWNGLTDEFHPTQMIADLLTIEEKLGRLKEINFVYMGDARNNMGNSLMVACAKMGINFTACAPKELFPTEELVEKCKQIAKENESTITLTENVKEGTKNADVIYTDVWVSMGEPDEVWESRLKLLLPYQVNKEVMNNAKKEAIFMHCLPAYHDLKTKVGKEIGEKFGLSELEVTDEVFEGKQSVVFDEAENRMHSIKAIILATIGA; the protein is encoded by the coding sequence ATGGCAGTAAATTTACGAGGAAGAAGTTTTTTAAAATTATTAGATTTTACACCAGAGGAAATAAGATATTTATTAGATTTATCTAAAGAACTAAAATTATTAAAAAGAACTGGAATGTTACATGATAAATTGAAAGGCAAGAACATAGTTTTGTTATTTGAAAAGACATCAACTAGAACAAGATGCTCTTTTGAAGTGGCAGGAAGAGACTTGGGACTTGGGGTTACATATTTAGATTCAGCAGGTTCACAAATGGGCAAAAAAGAAAGCGTTGCTGATACTGCAAGGGTTCTTGGCAGAATGTATGATGGAATAGAGTATAGGGGATTCAGTCAAGAGGTGGTTGAAGAATTAGCAAAGTTTGCGGGAGTACCTGTATGGAATGGATTAACTGATGAGTTCCATCCAACTCAAATGATTGCTGATTTGTTAACTATAGAAGAAAAGCTTGGAAGATTAAAAGAAATTAATTTTGTATACATGGGTGATGCAAGAAACAATATGGGAAATTCATTAATGGTGGCTTGCGCAAAAATGGGTATTAATTTTACAGCATGTGCACCTAAAGAACTATTTCCAACAGAAGAATTAGTAGAAAAGTGCAAACAAATTGCAAAGGAAAATGAATCAACGATAACTTTAACAGAAAATGTTAAAGAGGGAACTAAAAATGCAGATGTAATTTATACAGATGTATGGGTATCTATGGGAGAACCAGATGAGGTTTGGGAAAGTAGATTGAAGCTTCTTCTACCATATCAAGTAAATAAAGAAGTTATGAACAATGCAAAAAAAGAAGCAATATTTATGCATTGTTTACCAGCTTATCATGATTTAAAAACTAAAGTCGGAAAAGAAATTGGAGAAAAATTTGGTTTGAGTGAATTAGAAGTTACAGATGAAGTATTTGAAGGTAAACAATCTGTAGTATTTGATGAAGCAGAAAATCGAATGCATTCAATTAAAGCAATAATTTTAGCTACAATTGGAGCATAA